One Streptosporangium becharense genomic window, CGCCTATGAGCTGAGAGCCCTGGAGATCGTGGCCTACTGGCGGAGCGAGGGGTTCGGGTTCGTCACCGCGGAGGAGATCCCGTCCCTCTACTCGGCGGCCGGCCCGTGCCACGTCTTCGCGCTCGTCGTCTACCTGTGCGGCGGCCCGGCCCCGCTGGCCTGCGCCGCGGTCGTCGCGCTCCTCGCCTGCGGGCTGTGCACGGTGCTGTACAAGTTCGCCCGCCTCGTGGGCGCCGACGAGCGGTCGGCCCTGCGGCTGCTGGTGTTCACCGCGTTCCTCCCCACGCTGCTCGTGCACACCTCCGACACGTTCAAGGACGGTTTCAACGCCTTCCTCGTCCTGATCTGCCTGTGGCTGGCCGCCTCGAACGCGCAGCGCTTCGACGTCCGCAAGGTGCTCGCGCTCGTCCCGCTGCTCTGGGCACTGTGGTACGTGCGTCCCTACATGGTGTTCATGTGCGCGCTGCCGCTGCTCTTCGGGGTGATCAAGCCGAACCGCGCGGTGTCCCTGCGCCTCGTGGTCTTCTCCCTCGTACTGCTGACGGCCGCCGCGGTCCAGCTCGACGACACGCTGAGCAGCGGACCCATCGCGACCATGCAGGAGGAGCTGGAGCGCGGGCAGGCGAGCAACGTCCGCGTCTCCAACGCCGAGGGGGAGTCGGGTGTGCTCTTCGACGACGGCGGCAACCCCTGGAGCCGGCTCGGGCCCAAGATCCTCTACACCCTGCTCTCCCCGTTCCCCTGGACGCCCGGCAGCACGACGCTCCAGCTCGGCAAGATCGAGGTGCTGCTGCTGTACTTCCTCTTCTACTGGGCGGTGGTCGGCGCCCGGCGGCTGTGGCGGCACGACCGGCGGATGCTGCTGCTCCTACTGCTGTTCATCGTGCCGAGCACGGTCGCCTACGCGACGACCATGGCGAACATCGGCCTGATCTTCCGTCAGCGCATTCCGATCGTGCTGGTCGTCAGCCTGCTCGCCGCGGTCGGGTGGACCGGCGCGCGGCGCGGCGCCCGCCGGTTCGCCGGGCAGCCCGCCGTCACCGCCCCCGGCACCCCCGCCCCGGGCACCCCCGCCCCGGGCACCCCCGTCACCGCCCCGGCCGCCGCCGCGCCTTGAGAGTCGCCAGCCGCGCCGCCACCAGGCGCACGTCCCCGGCGCGCGGCAGGAACGCCCGCATCGGCATCCCCGCCGAGCGGGCGAACCAGGCGATCTCCAGGACGGCCATCGGGATGTAGGTCACGGTGGACGCCAGGGAGGCGCCCGCCGCACCCCAGCGGGGGATCAGCGCCAGGTTGAGCAGGACGTTCGCGGCCAGCGCGCCGACCGCGATCGCGGTCATGGCGATCGGCCGCTCAAGCCGTACCAGGTGCTGCTCGACCAGCCGGATCATGGCGAACGCGACCGCCCCCGGAGCCAGCACCAGCAGGGGGACGACGCTGCCGGTGAAGGAGTCCCCGTAGACCAGCGGGACCAGCACGGGGGAGGCGGCGGCGAGCGTTCCGATGAGGACCGAGGAGACGAGGAGGTTGAGGCGGAGCGTGCGGACCGTGACCCGCTCCGCGTCGCGCGTGTCGGCGCAGGCCTGGCGGGGGAGCGCGACCTGCGCGATCGCGTCGGCCGGGATGCGGGTCAGTGCCAGCACCGTGACGGCGACCGTGTAGATCCCGGCCGCCGCCGCGGAGTCCAGGACGTCGAGGAGCAGGATGTCGACGGTCGTCAGGAAGTGGAAGGCCACCCGTCCGGCGTGGTATCGGCCGCCGATGGCCAGCTGCCGGCGCGCGAGCCGGAGCTCGCAGCGCGGAGACAGCGGACGCAACGCCCACAGCAGGAGAAGGAACGGGACGGTGATGGAGACCGTCCAGCACACCACGACGCCCGTCACCGTGAGGTCGCCGAGCGCGATGAGCACCAGCAGGGGCAGGCACTGGGTCGCCGCGGCGGCCAGCGCGCCGCGGTTGACGACGTCCGCCTGCGAACGCAGCAGCGCGATGCCGTTGAGGTTGATGGCCGCGACGCCGAACGGGACGGCGAGCAGCGCCAGGACCATCAGCGGGGAGGCGGTGGGAAGGAGGCCGAGGACCGTCATCGCGACCCCGGCCAGCGCGGTCAGCGCACCCAGGACGAGACCGAGCACCAGGCTGTTCGAGGCGAGGGCACGACGCCGAGCCGGGTCCGCCCACAGCGCGATCTGCGACCTCTCGACGGAGAGGTGCCCCAGGACCATGGCCATCGACGCCGCGGTCGCGATGACCGCGTAGGTTCCCCGCCCCTCGGGCTGGAGGATGCGCGCGATCAGCAGGCCCGTCACCGTCGCGAGCAGCAGCCGGGCCGTCCGGCTCGCCACGCTCCTGGCGACCACGCTCGCCGCGGACCGTTCTCCCGGTGCGTCCGCCGATACCGGCTCCGCGGCGGGTCCCGGCGGTCTCGCGGCGGATCCCGGCTCCGGGGCCTGCTCCGGCTCCGCCGCGGGTTGCGGAGGGGGAGGAACGGGGAAGCCCGCCGCGGCCTCCGGAGGTGGAACCGGGGCGTATGCCGCGGGCGCCGGGGCCTCGCCGTCACGGTTACCGAGCACGGCGGTCCTCCGCGCGCGGGGAGCGGCGGGCCGCCACGAGCCGGCCGTACAGGGTGAGGTGCTCGTCGACCATGACGTCCAGGCCGAGGTTCTTCCGCGTCCAGGCGGACGCCGCGTCCCCCAGGGCCGCGGCGAGGCCGGGATCGTCCAGCAACCGGGCGATCCCGTCGGCCAGGGCGTGCGGGTCCGAGGCGGGGACGAGCACCCCGCGGCCCTCCAGGAGTTCCGCGGTGCCGCCGACCGAGGTGGCGACGATGGGCCGGCCCGCGGCCATCGCCTCCATGACCGCGTTGCTCAGTCCCTCGGACAGGGAGGCCAGGACCACCACGTCCGCGCGGGCGAGGAACGCCCCGACGTCGGTCCGGGCACCCGCGAAGCGGACGTCCGCCCCGGAGTCGCCCGCCAGCCTCTCCAGAGCGGCGCGTTCCGGGCCGTCGCCGACGAGCACGAACGTGCACGGCCGCCCCCTCCGGAGGAGGCCGGCGGCGGCCTCGACGAGGACGCGGTGCCCCTTCTCCGGGCTCAGGCGTGCGACGCACACCACCACGGGGAGTGCGGTGTCGATCCGCGCCGGTTCGGCCGGGTCGAACGCCGAGGCGGGGAGGGCGTTGTAGATCACGCTCAGCTTGCGGTCCGGCACGCCGTCGGTCGCGTGGGCGTCCCGTGCCAGCGCCGCCGCGTTGACGGTGACGTGGTCGGTGAGCAGGGTCACGGTCCTGTCCAGAGGCAGGAGCACCCGGCGCCGCCGTTCCAGCCGGCTCTGGTTGCGCCGCCCCGCCACCACGGCCGGAACCCCGGCCAGCCGGGCGGCGGGCACACCGAGCAGGTACCCCTCGCGCAGGAAGGCGTGCAGCACGTCGGGCCGCAGGCGCCGCAAAAGGCCGACGAGGCGTGCGAAGGCGCGCGCGTTCCCGGCCGCCGTCCGCAGGCGCGACGGCCGACGGGCGAAGTCGAGAAGGTGGACCTCGACCCCGGCGGCGCGCAGTTCCGCCTCGTGCGGCCCGCCCCGCGACAGGAGCAGCACGTGGACCTCGACACCTCTGCCGCGCAGCGTCCGTGCGAGCAGGGACAGTTGCCGCTGGGTGCCGCCCATCCCCAGGTGCCCGATGAGAAAGGCGACGCGCCGGACCCGGGCGGGGTCTCTCGTCACCATGGCGGAACCTTCCACGTTCCCACCTTCCGCTTTCGTGATCTTACCGAGGGTGCCCGCCGTGCGGCGTGTGCCGGACACCGAGCCGGCGAGGCGACGCCTCGTCGGCTCGGCGTCCGAAGACCGGCCACCGCTTCTGGAGATCCGGTCACCGGGTCCGAAGGCCGGTCATCGGGTCCGGAGACCGGCTACGGGCAGATCTCGTCGTACAGGCTGTCGAACCACGCCGCCGTCCGGCCGATGTCCACCAGGTCCGCCCCGTCCCGGGCTCCCCGGCGCAGGCGTTCATGGACCTCGGGCCGCATCGCGCGCAGGATGCCCTCGGCGAGCGCGCCGGCGTCGCCGGGTGTGGTCAGCAGGCCGTTCCGGCCGTCCTCGACCAGATCCGGCACCCCGCCGACGGCGGTGGACACCACCGGCACGCCCGCGGCGAGCGCCTCCATGACGACGACGGGCAACCCCTCGTAGGAGGAGCTGAGCACCAGGAGGTCGGCGGAGGCGATCAGGCGTGCCGCGTCCGGCACGCTCCCGAGGAAGCGCACGGCGTCCGACCGCAGGGCCGCGACGCGGCGCGCCGTCTCGTCGTGCAGGGGACCGGACCCGGCGAGCAGGAACACGGCGCGCGGGTCGTCGCGGACCACCCTGGCCGCCGCCTCGACGAGCAGGGCGTGGTTCTTCTGCGGGCGGAAGTTGGCCACGTGCACGATGAGGAAGGCCGAGTCGGGAACGTTCCATTCTCGCCTGATCCGCTCCGGCTCCGCGGCCAGCAGACGCTGCCGCGCGACGTCGACACCGTGGATCCGGGTGGCCAGGCCGCGGGTGCCCCGGCCGGTGAAGGCGCGGGCGACCTGCGGCGACACGGCCACGGTCCGGGCGTCCAGCCACGCGGTGGAACGGTCGAGCAGCATCGTGGGCACCCGGTAGCGCACGTTGTGCACGGTGGAGACCAGCGCGGGCCGGGGCCTCCAGAACCGCGACACCGGCCGCAGCAACGACGCGGGGAGAGGGGAGTGGACGTTGAGGACGTCGGGCCGGAGCCGCCTGACGACCCGCACGAGCGACGGGAGGCGGAGCGCGGGCGGGCACGCGGTGAGGTCGACGACGGCTATGCCCGCCTGCCGCAGCCGTCGCACGAGCCCGTCGGTGGACGAGCGCATGCACACGACCGTGTAGCGCTTGGCTCCGGGAGGCGCGGCCAGTAGCCGCTCGACGAGCAGGACCTCCGCGCCTCCGACGTCCAGCGTCTTGATCACTTCACAGACGTGCAGCCTGCTTCCGGTGCTTCCGGTGCTTCCGGTGCTTCCGGTGCTTCCGGTGTTCCCGGTGCTCTCTGGGCTCGCGGTGTTCCCCGGGCTGGCGGTGGTCACGGCGCGCCTCCGCGCAGGCGTCGTCCCCCGCCGGCCGGCGGCAGGGCACGGGCGGCACCTGCGCGCATCCCGCGGCGCGCGGCCGACGGCCGTGCGGATGCTCCCGGCGTGAGCAGAATTCTCATGTTCATCCGCGTCATCATCGCGAGCCGGAAGCCCGCAGCGGTGGCGGCGCTCCGGAGCCGCAAGACCGTGGACACAAGACATTGTGCACTCGTGCCCCTGGCATTACCGGTGGGCCGGGTCGGCACCCGCGGCGGGGCGACACGGCCCGTGCCCGGCCTCCAACACCAATGTCACCGTTGGCCTTACCGTCGATCTCAACCAATCCTGACCGAACACGCTGTGATACCCGGCTCGACTCACTCGAACTGGAGTTCTATGTCGGTATATCTCCAGGTGTTTCGTCTTATCTTCAGTAAGGAGGCTGTGTGCGCAGCTTTCTCATCGGAACCGGACGCTGTGGCTCGACGCTCGTCTACGAGGTGCTCGCCCGCCACCCGCACGTGGGGTTCGTCTCCGGCCTGGACAACCGCTGGCCGCTGACTCCGGGCCCGGTGCGCCGGAACGCCGGCGCGATCTACCGCCGGGTCCCGCCGGGTCTGGCGACGAGGAACGGCACGCGCTTCGGGCCCTCGGAGGCGTACGCGGCGCTCAGCCGCGAGGTCTCTCCCGTGATCACCGACCCCTTCCGGGACCTGACCGCCGCGGACGCCACCCCGTGGCTGGCGGCGCGGCTGAGGAGGTTCTTCGACAGGCGGGCGGCCGGGGAACAGCGGCACTTCACCCACAAGTTCACCGGCTGGCCGCGCGCGGCCTTCCTGCGCGAGGTCTTCCCCGAGGCCAGGTTCGTGCACATCGTGCGGGACGGGCGAGCGGTGGCCAACTCGCTGAACCAGATGCCCTGGTGGCGCGGGCACCTCGGACCGGCGGGCTGGCGGTTCGGCCCGCTGCCCGACCACTACGCGCAGGAATGGGACGACGGCGGGCGGTGCCTGGCGCACCTGGCCGGGATCGGCTGGAAGATCATGATGGACGCCTACGAGGTCGCGCGGGCGGCGGTCCCGGACGACCACTGGCTGGAGGTGCGCTACGAGGACCTGCTGACCAACCCGCGCAAGCACATGGACGTGATCCTGGACTTCCTCGGGCTCGCCTGGACCGCCGACTTCGAGCGTGACCTGGCCCGCCGGACGTTCTCCGAGGGACGCGCCGAGGCGTTCCGCAAGGACCTCACCCCCGGCCAGCTCGCGCTGCTGAACCGTTCCCTCATCGGTCACCTGCACAGGTACGGCTACGGCCTCTGACGCCGCCGGGGCCCGGTCTCCACCGGGAGGCCGGGCCCCGGGCCGTCATGGGCGTCCGGCGGGTCAGCGCAACCGGTAGACGGCGCAGTCGCCGGAACGGTAGCCGAGCGTCGCGAAGGCACCCAGGTCCGGGCTCGTGCCCGCCAGGCGCTCGTTCACGAACAGCCAGCGCACCCCGTGGTCGTCCCGTAGCCGCCGCACCGCCTCGGCCGAGGGTGCCCGGAACACCGTGTCGTTCGCCCGGAGCCGTTCGGGATCCCAGAACGGCAGGTTCTCCGCCACCTGGCCGGTCCGCCAGCTGTCCATGTTCGCCGCCGTGTAGGTCCAGCTCTCGACGAGCACGCGCCTCTCGGTCAGCGCCGCCACCCAGAACTCGCGGCCGTCGCACGGGTCGGTGTACCCCAGGCGGCAGTGCAGGTTCGTGGCGACCAGGTCGTCCGGGCCGGAGTTGGCGCGCAGCCACCGCCCTGCGGCCAGGGCGCCCGCGGGGACCGCCTCGGCGGGCGGCGTCCCGTTCGCGTCCTGCACCTGCCCCGTGGGCAGCCGGTAGGTGCCGGGCAGCACGCGGGTGGCCCAGGCGGCCGGCGTGCCGGCGGCCGTGACCAGGCAGACCACCAGAGCCCAGGTCCGCAGCCCGTTCTGGCCCGCGGCGCGCAGCGCGACGACGGCCAGCGCGACGACGGCGGCCAGCGCCAGGTACGGCAGGTACAGCGCGATGCTCGACCGGCCGGGCTCCAGGGGAACCGCGACGCCGCACAGCACCCGGATCAGGTAGACGGCCACCACCCCGGCGACCACCGCGCCCGCCACCGCGCGCAGCGGCACCCGGGCCCGTCGCACCACCGCGACCAGCCCGCCGGCCGCCGCCATCGCCAGGTAGGGATGAGGCGCCTGAAGGAAGTAGCCCTGCGAAAGGTGGGGGTGGCCCAGCAGCAGCGCGGCTCCCAGGCCCGCCACGCCCATGCCGAGCGCGAGCAGCACCCCGGGCCGCAGCAGCGTCCGCGGGCGGCTGGGCAGCCCGAGGACGCCGCACCAGGTGATCGCGGCGCACAGCAGGCACAGCAGGGTGACGCCGAGCGCCGCCGTCGCCGGCACCTCGCCGGTCACGCCGGTCAGGTGGGTGAAGCTCTCCCGCATGATGGACAACGGGTCGACGACGATCCCCTGCCGGGCACCGCCGAAGAGCACGACCTGGGCGAAGACCAGGCACGCCGCGGTCATCGCGAGCGCGCCGAGCGCGGCCTTCGGCGGACGCAGCCACCACAACCCCTGGACCGCGGCCACCGCCACCAGGCCGGCGGTGAGCAGCGGCAGATAGGTGGCCTTGGCGCCCATGACCGCCACCAGGAGGACCCCCAGCAGCAGCCAGACGTGCCAGCCGCGCCGCCGCCGGTCGAGGAGGTCGAGGAGGACCACGACGATCGCCGCGAAGAACATCGCGCCGAAGGTCTGCGTCGGGCTCGACCACGACTGGACGGTCTTCCAGGTGAACACCCCCGGCACCGTGCCGAGGAAGAGGTTGGGGGCGGTGACCAGGACCGTGCTCACCAGGCCGATCAGTGCTCCCGGCCACGAGCCCGTGACGCGCCTGCCCGCCGCGGCGAGCAGGACGGCGAGCGCGGCCAGCATGGGCAGCACGCCCAGGCGCAGCAGCAGCACCAGCGGCTCCACCCCGGTCGTCCAGCTCACCGCCGCCAGGTGCGCGTAGACGAACCAGTGGTAGACCAGGGGCTCCCCGGCGACCGTCGGCACGGTGGGCGGCACGTGGTGGCGCAGCTCGCCCACCAGCGCCAGGTGGAACGGTACGTCGACGAACGACGTCCCCAGCGCGGGCCAGGTCAGGGCCTGGGTCCGGAAGAAGTTGACGGCGCTCCACACCACGAGGTAGGCGACGACCAGCGCGATCGCCCACGGCCACCATGCCGGTGCCCGGTCCGAGGGCAGGCGGTGCGTCTGGCTCCGCCAGTGCCGGCGCAGCCGCGGGACCGCCAGGAACACGGCGTAGGTGGCGACCGGCCACGCGGTGACGAGCAACGGTGCCCCGGCGGCGCGGGCCGCGACGTAGGCGAACACCTCCAGGGCGTAGCCGGTGACCACGCCGAGCGCGATCTCCTCGGCGGGTGTCCGCGCGCGACCGTACAGGGCTCTGACCAGCAGCACCCCGGGCAGTGCGACCCCCAGGGCGAGGTGAGCGCAGAAGAGGGCGAGGTCCCTGGGCGAGACGCCGTAACGGAGCAGCACCGGCACGGTGAGGGCGGCGACGGACGCCGCGGGCAGCCACCGGACGAGGCGTCCCCGGACCGGGTGGGTGGAGGGGGCTTCCCGGGACGGGAGCCCGTCCGGCGGAGCCCCCCGCACGGATGCGAGGGGGCTCGGCGCGGAATGCGGAGAGGGCGGAGCTTCGGCCATGGCCGCAAGCCTGACGACCGGGAGGGCCGCGCACGGGTGTTGACGTACCGTGGCGGTGATCTTCTTGCCAGTCCTTTGCGGGGCCTTGTCACGGGTGGTACGGGCGTTGCGGGCACGCGGGGCGACCGCCCGGCCGGCCCCGATGACGGGGGCCGGGCGGTGAGCGGGTGCGGGCGGCACGGGAGAGCACGGGAGAGCACGGGAGAGCACGGGAGAGCACGGCAGGACACGCATGACGGGCGGGACCGGGCGGTCGCACCCTCCGGGGTCCACCCTCCGGGGTCACCCGCCGCCCGCCTCCTCGGCCAGGCGGAGGCCCGGCCCGGTGACACCGACGTACTTGCCCTGGTACTCGAAGACCCGGAAGTGCGGCTGCCGCTCCGCGTACTCCCGGAAGACCAGGTCGTCCTGGATGTCGTCCATGACGAAGACGTGGCCGCAGGTCAGGTGCGGCGCCGTCCTGCGGATGAAGAACTCCCTGCCCTGGCGGCTCTTGTCGGAGTCGTAGTGGACCAGGTCCACCTCGGTCCCCGGGAGCAGGATCTCCTCCAGGTTGCGCCGGTCACCCCTGGTGCGCAGGGTCCACGGCTCCTTCAGCTCCTCGGGCACGACGTAGCCGATGTACCGCTCGGGGTCGGGGATGCGGAAGAACGGGAAGTCGCTGGAGTGCAGGCGGCCGCTCCCGTTCGTCCGTATCGCGGCGAGGACGGCCGCGGTGGACCAGCCGGCGGCCACGCCGGTCTCCAGCGCGGTCGCCGGCCGCAGGACCCGCGTCAGCAGGTACAGCAGCTCGATCCCGGCCGGGCCGCCCAGGTCGACGCCGGACGCCCGGAGCTCCTCCACTCGGGGCCGCGCCGACGCGGCGAGCGACCGCGCGAACTCCACGCTCTCCCGCCACAGGGCCTCATCGACGCGCTCCCCCCACGCGTGCAGGTCCTCGGCCCGGCTCGCCGCCCACGCGGTGGCCGCCCTCGTCTCCCGCCCGTACCCGGCGCGGAGCCGCCGCAGGGCCTTGCGCGCCATGACCGGCAGGTAGCCGGGCCGCACGCTGTTGCGGACGACGACGGAGACGCTCATGGGCGGCAGTGTGCCCGTTCCTCTCATGTCTGCTCCTTTCGCCCGGCCGGCCGTCGCGGTGACGGCCGGCCGGAGTCGCTCGATCAGCTCGGGTTGCGGTTAAACAACACGTCGACCCAGTAGTTGGTGGACTGGTAGGTGTTGGTGGGGAAGGCGTTGGACGAGCTGTAGCGGTACACGCCGTTGCCGCCCTGCTCGCCGTCCGCCAGCGCCAGCAGCGGGTCGCGGACGTACCGTGCGGTGAAGTACGGCCTCGTCGCCGAGTACCTCCCCGACTTCATGTGGTACGAGGCGACGTAGGTGGTGCCGGCGGTGACCGGCACCGGGGTGTCGAAGTTCACCTGCTGCCAGCCGGAGGCGGTCTCGCCGACGGCGGTCGCGCTCCGCAGCAGCTGGCCTCCGGCGGTCCACAGACTGCCGACGTGCGGGCCGGTGTTCAGCGGGGCCTTGTAGAAGCGGACCCCGGTGACGACGCCGTCGGCGATCGCCTGGAATTTCAGGCCGACCACGGTCGCCCGGGTGTCGCCGGTGTCCTCGATCGCGGGTTCGTCCGTGTCGTCCCA contains:
- a CDS encoding lipopolysaccharide biosynthesis protein; its protein translation is MASRTARLLLATVTGLLIARILQPEGRGTYAVIATAASMAMVLGHLSVERSQIALWADPARRRALASNSLVLGLVLGALTALAGVAMTVLGLLPTASPLMVLALLAVPFGVAAINLNGIALLRSQADVVNRGALAAAATQCLPLLVLIALGDLTVTGVVVCWTVSITVPFLLLLWALRPLSPRCELRLARRQLAIGGRYHAGRVAFHFLTTVDILLLDVLDSAAAAGIYTVAVTVLALTRIPADAIAQVALPRQACADTRDAERVTVRTLRLNLLVSSVLIGTLAAASPVLVPLVYGDSFTGSVVPLLVLAPGAVAFAMIRLVEQHLVRLERPIAMTAIAVGALAANVLLNLALIPRWGAAGASLASTVTYIPMAVLEIAWFARSAGMPMRAFLPRAGDVRLVAARLATLKARRRPGR
- a CDS encoding glycosyltransferase, which encodes MVTRDPARVRRVAFLIGHLGMGGTQRQLSLLARTLRGRGVEVHVLLLSRGGPHEAELRAAGVEVHLLDFARRPSRLRTAAGNARAFARLVGLLRRLRPDVLHAFLREGYLLGVPAARLAGVPAVVAGRRNQSRLERRRRVLLPLDRTVTLLTDHVTVNAAALARDAHATDGVPDRKLSVIYNALPASAFDPAEPARIDTALPVVVCVARLSPEKGHRVLVEAAAGLLRRGRPCTFVLVGDGPERAALERLAGDSGADVRFAGARTDVGAFLARADVVVLASLSEGLSNAVMEAMAAGRPIVATSVGGTAELLEGRGVLVPASDPHALADGIARLLDDPGLAAALGDAASAWTRKNLGLDVMVDEHLTLYGRLVAARRSPRAEDRRAR
- a CDS encoding glycosyltransferase, whose product is MIKTLDVGGAEVLLVERLLAAPPGAKRYTVVCMRSSTDGLVRRLRQAGIAVVDLTACPPALRLPSLVRVVRRLRPDVLNVHSPLPASLLRPVSRFWRPRPALVSTVHNVRYRVPTMLLDRSTAWLDARTVAVSPQVARAFTGRGTRGLATRIHGVDVARQRLLAAEPERIRREWNVPDSAFLIVHVANFRPQKNHALLVEAAARVVRDDPRAVFLLAGSGPLHDETARRVAALRSDAVRFLGSVPDAARLIASADLLVLSSSYEGLPVVVMEALAAGVPVVSTAVGGVPDLVEDGRNGLLTTPGDAGALAEGILRAMRPEVHERLRRGARDGADLVDIGRTAAWFDSLYDEICP
- a CDS encoding sulfotransferase family protein, translated to MRSFLIGTGRCGSTLVYEVLARHPHVGFVSGLDNRWPLTPGPVRRNAGAIYRRVPPGLATRNGTRFGPSEAYAALSREVSPVITDPFRDLTAADATPWLAARLRRFFDRRAAGEQRHFTHKFTGWPRAAFLREVFPEARFVHIVRDGRAVANSLNQMPWWRGHLGPAGWRFGPLPDHYAQEWDDGGRCLAHLAGIGWKIMMDAYEVARAAVPDDHWLEVRYEDLLTNPRKHMDVILDFLGLAWTADFERDLARRTFSEGRAEAFRKDLTPGQLALLNRSLIGHLHRYGYGL
- a CDS encoding class I SAM-dependent methyltransferase, whose protein sequence is MRGTGTLPPMSVSVVVRNSVRPGYLPVMARKALRRLRAGYGRETRAATAWAASRAEDLHAWGERVDEALWRESVEFARSLAASARPRVEELRASGVDLGGPAGIELLYLLTRVLRPATALETGVAAGWSTAAVLAAIRTNGSGRLHSSDFPFFRIPDPERYIGYVVPEELKEPWTLRTRGDRRNLEEILLPGTEVDLVHYDSDKSRQGREFFIRRTAPHLTCGHVFVMDDIQDDLVFREYAERQPHFRVFEYQGKYVGVTGPGLRLAEEAGGG